CTGCTCGATCTCGCGTCGCAGCCGGGCATTGAGGAACACCACGCGCGCGTGCCCGCCTTTGGTGACAGCCGCGCTGAGGCGCAGCTGTTCCCGCACCTTGCCCTCTCCCTCGAGGAGGTCGCTCCAACGGAGTGAGGCGATCTCGCCCACCCGGAGCCCTGCCAGATAGCTCAGCATGAGAGCCATCCGGTTACGGGGGCCGTAGCGCCCTTGGCTCACCACGGCTGTGAGGCGTCGGAACTCGGCCTCCGTCGGCACCCGTGCTTGCTTCAATGAAAGCTCCGTATCAATCATTATTTAGTAATCATTGATACACCCAATAATGTTTACGGGCGAGTATATATCTGATATTATTGCAAAAATAATAAACTCTCAACTAAATAGACTTCAATGCATATGGGAAAAACCAGCGTATAATCATTGATACCAGAGTAGCGTCTAAAAAAACAAATTTGATGCGAAAATGAGATTATAATATTTCATTAGAATTATGTCTTATGCCTTGCAGGCGCAAGATTGCGATATAAATAACATCACAAAAAGCAAATATGGATTGGTTTCGCATCAACAAGCCTCGCCATAATATTATGCAGGAGTTGCTAAAAGTCGATCAATCCATCTGCGGTTGGCTCCTTGGTTCAATTTTAGTATATGAGTTGTGAGCATTGAATATTCCTCATCTTGACCCCGCATCTCACCCAACTCATCCATGATCTGACCCGCCCTACTTATTGCATCCAGGGCTGCTTGCTCATTTCCAGTACCATGCCGACGAATTGCTAAAGCTAGTTGTAAG
This is a stretch of genomic DNA from Methylobacterium sp. 17Sr1-1. It encodes these proteins:
- a CDS encoding site-specific integrase is translated as MIDTELSLKQARVPTEAEFRRLTAVVSQGRYGPRNRMALMLSYLAGLRVGEIASLRWSDLLEGEGKVREQLRLSAAVTKGGHARVVFLNARLRREIEQYRSSLPSSPPREQPVLVTQKRAAFNANTLCQLMRGWYDQAGLDGGSSHSGRRWFITRLAHAGISPKAIMMLAGHRHLSTTQRYIDVNDDMMRAAVETL